Proteins co-encoded in one Balneolaceae bacterium genomic window:
- the pheS gene encoding phenylalanine--tRNA ligase subunit alpha — protein MLDKINDIKKAIQSFTIKNEDDLEAFRLEFLSRNGKIQSMFGLMKDVPNEEKAEVGKLMNEVKNLAHQTFEDAKVNLQKSEEKEFGALDDITLPVEPTYTGSLHPLTRALNEIKQIFLRLGFNIADGPELEDDFHNFTALNFPPDHPARDMQDTFFVRKSDDEQDLVLRTHTSPVQIRLMKEKEPPVRSIMPGRVYRNEAVTAKSYFQFNQVEGLYVNERVTMGELIETLVMFARLMYGSDVKYRVRPSYFPFTEPSIEMDVWWESEKGGQWLEILGAGMVDPNVFKSVDVDPEKYTGFAFGMGVDRIAMLRYGIEDIRLLYDNDIRFLQQFKS, from the coding sequence TGATATAAAAAAAGCCATTCAGAGTTTTACCATAAAAAATGAGGATGATCTGGAAGCATTTCGGCTCGAATTTCTTTCCAGGAACGGAAAGATTCAGTCTATGTTTGGCCTCATGAAAGATGTGCCCAACGAAGAGAAGGCCGAAGTGGGTAAATTGATGAATGAAGTAAAGAACCTGGCTCATCAAACCTTTGAAGATGCAAAAGTTAACCTGCAAAAAAGTGAAGAGAAAGAGTTTGGTGCCCTTGACGATATCACACTTCCCGTTGAACCAACATATACCGGTTCACTTCATCCGCTAACTCGCGCCCTGAATGAGATTAAACAGATTTTTCTGCGACTTGGATTTAATATTGCAGATGGGCCTGAACTGGAGGACGATTTCCACAATTTTACAGCTCTAAATTTTCCACCCGATCATCCTGCCAGAGATATGCAGGATACGTTTTTCGTGCGGAAATCAGATGATGAGCAAGATTTGGTTCTGAGAACGCACACATCGCCGGTTCAAATTCGGTTGATGAAAGAGAAAGAGCCACCGGTTCGATCCATCATGCCGGGACGGGTTTATCGGAATGAGGCGGTCACAGCTAAATCGTATTTTCAATTTAACCAGGTTGAGGGACTCTATGTAAATGAACGGGTTACGATGGGTGAATTGATTGAAACCCTCGTTATGTTTGCTCGCCTGATGTACGGCAGTGATGTGAAATATCGCGTACGTCCCTCCTATTTTCCATTCACAGAACCCAGCATCGAAATGGATGTTTGGTGGGAAAGCGAAAAAGGCGGACAATGGCTGGAGATTCTCGGTGCCGGCATGGTTGATCCCAATGTCTTCAAATCGGTAGATGTTGACCCGGAAAAATATACAGGTTTCGCTTTTGGAATGGGCGTTGACCGCATAGCCATGCTGCGCTATGGCATTGAAGACATCCGACTTCTCTACGATAACGATATTCGATTCTTACAACAATTTAAATCATAA